From one Acinetobacter sp. WCHAc010034 genomic stretch:
- a CDS encoding histidine phosphatase family protein has product MSIFLIRHAESEANINGKTLSHASIALSENGHIQAQNLCSTLPEIDHVIVSKYLRTQQTAAPILEKYKLDFEVDEHLHEFSYLSERKCANTNLNDRKAWVNAYWDKMDCQHRDADDAESFEDLYLRVQAFHDKLKLVAGHYAEKNLAVFSHGQFLQLLIMQIQQPRPLSKELMQQFRSDLVCQPIRNTEVFTY; this is encoded by the coding sequence ATGAGTATTTTTTTGATCCGCCATGCTGAAAGTGAAGCCAATATCAATGGTAAAACGCTGTCGCATGCTTCAATCGCTTTAAGCGAGAATGGCCATATTCAGGCTCAAAATTTATGCTCTACGCTGCCTGAAATTGATCATGTGATAGTGTCCAAATATTTGCGGACGCAACAAACCGCAGCACCGATCCTAGAAAAATATAAGCTTGATTTTGAAGTTGATGAGCATTTGCATGAGTTTAGCTATCTGTCTGAGCGTAAGTGTGCCAACACCAATTTGAATGACCGTAAAGCATGGGTGAATGCGTATTGGGATAAAATGGATTGCCAGCATCGGGATGCTGATGATGCTGAGTCTTTCGAGGATCTCTATCTGCGGGTGCAGGCGTTTCATGACAAGTTAAAGCTCGTGGCCGGGCATTATGCGGAAAAGAATTTGGCTGTATTTAGTCACGGACAGTTTTTACAGCTTTTGATTATGCAGATCCAGCAACCAAGACCGCTTAGCAAGGAGTTGATGCAGCAGTTTAGATCTGACTTGGTTTGTCAGCCGATTAGAAATACTGAGGTTTTCACTTATTGA
- a CDS encoding helix-turn-helix domain-containing protein, with protein sequence MTRLMTEKELEAFEATRDIEAEILQGIDDMLANNAVKRTVITETDVALARRKAQLTQDQFAKILGVSRRTLESWEQGVRRPSGAATSLIRLFIVDPKFVKESLA encoded by the coding sequence ATGACTCGTTTAATGACTGAAAAAGAACTGGAAGCCTTTGAAGCAACAAGAGATATTGAAGCTGAAATCTTACAAGGCATAGATGATATGCTTGCTAATAATGCTGTAAAAAGAACAGTAATCACTGAAACAGATGTCGCATTAGCTCGTCGAAAGGCTCAACTGACCCAAGACCAATTTGCCAAGATTCTTGGTGTTTCAAGACGTACCCTTGAATCATGGGAACAAGGTGTAAGACGGCCATCAGGGGCGGCAACATCACTTATTCGATTATTTATTGTTGATCCAAAATTTGTAAAAGAAAGTCTGGCTTAA
- a CDS encoding addiction module antidote protein, with amino-acid sequence MAIKLRKWDSAEHLKTEEDMQAYLQACIEESNGDAAFIAKALGNIAKAKGMAQLSKDTGLGRESLYKALSGDVNPSFDTVIKVVKALNLRLAI; translated from the coding sequence ATGGCTATTAAACTTCGCAAATGGGACAGTGCTGAACACCTTAAAACAGAAGAAGATATGCAAGCTTATCTACAAGCATGTATTGAAGAATCTAATGGTGATGCAGCATTCATTGCAAAAGCTTTAGGCAATATCGCTAAAGCTAAAGGAATGGCTCAATTATCAAAAGACACAGGTTTAGGCAGAGAAAGTCTTTATAAAGCTCTTTCTGGTGATGTAAACCCAAGCTTTGATACTGTTATTAAAGTCGTAAAAGCACTGAATTTACGCTTAGCAATTTAA
- a CDS encoding type II toxin-antitoxin system RelE/ParE family toxin: MYSIYTTEVFDEWFSKLKDQQARRRIQVRIDRVEDGNFGDTEPVGEGVSELRFFFGPGYRVYYCKQGQRIVILLAGGDKSTQSKDIKLALKLAQDLEEEL; encoded by the coding sequence ATGTACTCAATATATACCACTGAAGTCTTTGATGAATGGTTTAGCAAGTTAAAAGACCAACAGGCAAGAAGACGCATACAAGTTCGAATTGATCGGGTAGAAGATGGAAACTTTGGAGATACAGAACCAGTCGGTGAAGGTGTCTCAGAATTACGTTTCTTCTTTGGACCTGGCTATCGAGTTTATTACTGCAAGCAAGGGCAAAGAATCGTTATTCTCTTAGCTGGTGGAGACAAATCTACTCAAAGTAAAGATATAAAACTTGCCCTGAAATTAGCACAAGATTTAGAGGAGGAGCTGTAA